The Amycolatopsis viridis genome window below encodes:
- a CDS encoding TetR/AcrR family transcriptional regulator — protein sequence MARTKEFDPDATLQAALELFWRQGYEATSMQDLVEHLGVNRASLYATYGSKHDLYLHALDRYCELRGIQTMTVLNRRGPALAAVRDFIRGYLTEVREDPDHKGCLVTNTATELLPRDAKAARRVEIAFGELEAALAGALTRAQHEGDLAPGKDPRALARFLVTFVQGLRVVGKTDDVRRVDEAVDQALSLLA from the coding sequence ATGGCGAGGACCAAGGAGTTCGACCCCGACGCCACGTTGCAGGCCGCGCTGGAGCTGTTCTGGCGACAGGGCTACGAGGCCACCTCGATGCAGGACCTGGTCGAGCACCTCGGCGTGAACCGCGCCAGCCTGTACGCCACCTACGGCAGCAAGCACGACCTCTACCTGCACGCCCTGGACCGCTACTGCGAGCTGCGCGGGATCCAGACGATGACGGTGCTGAACCGGCGCGGGCCGGCGCTGGCCGCGGTCCGCGACTTCATCCGCGGCTACCTGACCGAGGTCCGCGAGGACCCCGACCACAAGGGATGCCTGGTCACCAACACGGCGACCGAGCTCCTGCCGCGCGACGCCAAAGCGGCGCGGCGCGTGGAGATCGCGTTCGGCGAACTGGAAGCCGCCCTGGCCGGCGCCCTGACCCGGGCACAGCACGAGGGCGATCTCGCCCCGGGCAAGGATCCGCGCGCACTGGCCCGGTTCCTGGTCACCTTCGTGCAGGGCCTGCGGGTCGTGGGCAAGACCGACGACGTGCGCCGGGTCGACGAGGCCGTCGACCAGGCGTTGTCGCTGCTGGCCTGA
- a CDS encoding CobW family GTP-binding protein codes for MNTQPIPVVLVAGYLGSGKTTLVNHLLIHARDHRIGVVVNDFGRINIDALAVAGQVDAMLPMGNGCLCCAVDSAGLGRMLERLTEPELGIDAIVIEASGLAEPRDLVRMLLAGDNPRIAYGGLVEVMDAVEFEANRLRHPELDEHLRFADLVVLNKADQRDDDDLRELVRKVSGGRPVVRASFGAIDPGLLFDPGRPEPVARQLSFDDLRHADGHHHTHLHEAYRSVEFSTDTPLHPRRLLAFLTERPAGLYRMKGPVHFGVPGHDDRFLLQTVGPYLRFHRSPWGDETPGTRLVLIGTGLDADDLRARLAACVEPDPAARTDRAILPVLKHCG; via the coding sequence CCCCGTGGTCCTGGTCGCCGGCTACCTGGGCTCGGGCAAGACGACCCTGGTCAACCACCTCCTCATCCATGCGCGCGACCACCGCATCGGGGTGGTCGTCAACGACTTCGGCCGCATCAACATCGACGCGCTCGCGGTCGCCGGTCAGGTCGACGCGATGCTGCCGATGGGCAACGGCTGCCTGTGCTGCGCGGTTGACTCCGCCGGCCTGGGCCGGATGCTGGAGCGGCTGACCGAGCCGGAACTGGGCATCGACGCGATCGTCATCGAAGCCAGCGGCCTCGCCGAGCCGCGCGACCTGGTGCGCATGCTGCTGGCCGGCGACAATCCGCGGATCGCCTACGGCGGGCTGGTGGAGGTCATGGACGCGGTCGAGTTCGAGGCCAACCGGCTGCGTCACCCCGAGCTGGACGAGCACCTGCGCTTCGCCGACCTGGTGGTGCTGAACAAGGCCGACCAGCGGGACGACGACGACCTGCGCGAACTGGTGCGCAAGGTCAGCGGCGGGCGCCCGGTGGTGCGGGCGTCGTTCGGCGCGATCGACCCGGGTCTGCTGTTCGATCCGGGCCGGCCGGAACCGGTCGCGCGGCAGCTGTCGTTCGACGACCTGCGGCACGCGGACGGCCACCACCACACGCACCTGCACGAGGCCTATCGCAGCGTCGAGTTCAGCACGGACACCCCGCTCCACCCGCGCCGGTTGCTGGCTTTCCTGACCGAACGGCCGGCCGGGCTGTACCGGATGAAAGGGCCGGTGCACTTCGGCGTGCCCGGTCACGACGACCGGTTCCTGCTCCAGACCGTCGGGCCGTACCTGCGGTTCCACCGCTCCCCGTGGGGTGACGAGACGCCCGGTACGCGGCTCGTGCTGATCGGGACCGGCCTCGACGCCGACGACCTGCGCGCACGGCTCGCGGCCTGTGTGGAACCCGACCCCGCGGCCCGCACCGACCGCGCGATCCTGCCGGTGCTCAAACACTGCGGCTAG
- a CDS encoding crotonase/enoyl-CoA hydratase family protein → MTESGVRVERDGPVHTVILSRPHARNAVDGPAAQALLAAFEEFDADDSAAVAVLWGEGGTFCAGADLKAIGTDRGNRLGEDGPGPMGPTRLRLGKPVIAAIAGHAVAGGLELALWCDLRVAADDAVFGVFCRRWGVPLIDGGTVRLPRLIGASQAMDLVLTGRPVPADEALRMGLANRVVPRGTERAAAEDLAAAIARFPQTCLRQDRLSLLEQDGLDERAAMANEWRHGLVSLAADAADGARRFAAGAGRGGSFELG, encoded by the coding sequence ATGACCGAGTCTGGGGTCCGGGTCGAGCGCGACGGCCCGGTGCACACCGTGATCCTGTCCCGTCCGCACGCCCGCAACGCCGTCGACGGGCCGGCCGCGCAGGCCCTGCTGGCGGCGTTCGAGGAGTTCGACGCCGACGACTCGGCGGCGGTCGCGGTGCTGTGGGGCGAGGGCGGCACGTTCTGCGCGGGCGCCGACCTGAAGGCGATCGGCACGGACCGCGGCAACCGGCTGGGCGAGGACGGTCCCGGGCCGATGGGGCCGACCCGGCTGCGGCTGGGCAAGCCGGTGATCGCCGCGATCGCCGGGCACGCCGTGGCGGGTGGTCTGGAGCTGGCGCTGTGGTGCGACCTGCGGGTGGCGGCCGATGACGCGGTGTTCGGGGTGTTCTGCCGCCGCTGGGGCGTGCCCCTGATCGACGGGGGCACTGTGCGGCTGCCCCGGCTGATCGGGGCGAGCCAGGCGATGGACCTGGTGCTCACCGGACGGCCGGTGCCGGCCGACGAGGCGCTGCGGATGGGCCTCGCGAACCGGGTGGTGCCGCGCGGCACCGAGCGGGCCGCGGCGGAGGACCTGGCCGCGGCGATCGCCCGGTTCCCGCAGACCTGTCTGCGGCAGGACCGGTTGTCGCTGCTCGAGCAGGACGGTCTGGATGAACGCGCCGCGATGGCGAACGAGTGGCGGCACGGGCTGGTCTCGCTGGCCGCCGACGCTGCCGACGGTGCCCGACGCTTCGCCGCGGGCGCGGGCCGCGGCGGCTCGTTCGAGCTGGGCTGA
- a CDS encoding GAF and ANTAR domain-containing protein, producing MTDELIRPADLELADALSAVVRTLEPEPDVGRTVGNIVAAVATTVPGTEDAGVSLLDSGVLKTVAPSSERVARLDELQHELGEGPCVDAVFAGTVYRTGDIRADERWPKFGAAAAELGISSMLAIRLFTGKALLGALNLFSSEPDAFDESAVHVGSLFAAHAAVALAGARGQAQLRDALKSRDVISMAKGILMERHRVTDDQAFDLLVRASQNSNRKLYDVAHWLVTGTNTAIEAGS from the coding sequence GTGACGGACGAACTCATCAGACCCGCCGATCTCGAACTCGCCGACGCGCTCAGCGCCGTCGTGCGGACGCTCGAGCCGGAGCCGGACGTCGGACGGACTGTCGGCAACATCGTGGCGGCCGTCGCGACGACCGTGCCGGGCACCGAGGACGCCGGGGTCTCGCTGCTCGACTCGGGCGTGTTGAAGACCGTTGCGCCGTCGAGCGAGCGGGTGGCGCGGCTCGACGAGCTGCAGCACGAACTGGGCGAAGGGCCGTGCGTGGACGCGGTGTTCGCCGGCACCGTTTACCGCACCGGCGACATCCGGGCGGACGAGCGCTGGCCGAAGTTCGGTGCGGCCGCCGCTGAGCTGGGGATCAGCTCGATGCTCGCGATCCGCCTGTTCACCGGTAAGGCCCTGCTCGGGGCGCTCAACTTGTTCTCTTCGGAACCGGATGCGTTCGACGAGTCCGCCGTGCACGTGGGCAGCCTCTTCGCCGCGCACGCGGCGGTCGCCCTGGCCGGTGCGCGCGGCCAGGCGCAGCTCCGGGACGCCCTCAAATCGCGCGACGTGATCTCCATGGCCAAGGGCATCCTGATGGAGCGGCACCGCGTCACCGACGACCAGGCGTTCGACCTGCTGGTGCGTGCGTCGCAGAACTCGAACCGCAAGCTGTACGACGTCGCGCACTGGCTGGTGACGGGCACCAATACGGCGATCGAGGCCGGTTCGTAG
- a CDS encoding helix-turn-helix transcriptional regulator, with amino-acid sequence MTEGPIRALAALDDELRRRMYAYIRQARRPVTRDEAAGSVGISRKLAAFHLDKLVAAGLLRARYEFVGERRGAGRTPKVYEPSGLDLRVSIPPRRPDLLADILLDAVVGEVAGETAHEAALRIARERGHAVGSAERERARPGRLGAERALTLAADVVEQHGFEPSRESPACLRLRNCPFHPLAAKQPAVVCGLNQSFLTGLLDGLGATTVEAALEPRAGECCVELRSAE; translated from the coding sequence ATGACGGAGGGGCCGATCCGGGCACTGGCCGCGCTCGACGACGAGCTGCGGCGCCGCATGTACGCCTACATCCGCCAGGCCCGGCGCCCGGTCACCCGGGACGAGGCCGCCGGTTCGGTCGGCATCTCACGCAAGCTCGCCGCGTTCCACCTGGACAAGCTGGTCGCGGCCGGCCTGCTCCGCGCGCGGTACGAGTTCGTCGGTGAGCGGCGCGGCGCGGGCCGCACCCCGAAGGTCTACGAGCCGTCCGGACTGGACCTCCGCGTCAGCATCCCGCCGCGGCGGCCCGACCTGCTGGCGGACATCCTGCTCGACGCGGTCGTCGGGGAGGTTGCCGGTGAAACCGCGCACGAGGCCGCGCTGCGGATCGCCCGGGAACGCGGACACGCGGTCGGGAGCGCCGAGCGGGAGCGGGCGCGACCGGGACGGCTGGGTGCCGAGCGCGCGCTGACGTTGGCCGCGGACGTCGTGGAACAGCACGGCTTCGAGCCGAGCCGCGAGTCCCCGGCGTGCCTGCGGCTGCGCAACTGCCCGTTCCACCCGCTGGCGGCGAAGCAACCGGCGGTCGTGTGCGGGCTGAACCAGTCGTTCCTGACCGGGCTGCTGGACGGGCTGGGCGCCACCACCGTGGAGGCGGCGCTGGAACCGCGAGCCGGGGAGTGCTGCGTGGAGCTCCGCTCGGCGGAGTAG
- the fahA gene encoding fumarylacetoacetase: MTTIDIPEGSLYGLGNLPYGVFATPGTAPRVGVRVGDSVVDLAVALGDDVFARPSLNAFMAQGYDRWVEVRSRIGDLVRGDVPDAAVFAVGEVELHLPFEVADYVDFYASEHHASNLGRLFRPGAEPLMPNWKHLPVGYHGRAGTVVVSGTDIVRPCGQRKAPDEDAPTFGESRRLDIEAELGFVVGTGTPLGSPLSTADFPRHVFGAVLVNDWSARDIQAWEYVPLGPHLGKSFATSISPWVVPLLALEAARVPTPPQEPQVLPYLRESEPWGLDVEFAVSWNGQEVSRPPYREMYWSPAQMLAHMTVNGASARTGDLYASGTISGAAKDQRGAFIELTWGGQEPVTVNGEPRTFLLDGDEVTITATAPGAAGRIGFGEVRGRILPATEAKR; this comes from the coding sequence GTGACCACGATCGACATCCCGGAGGGCTCGCTGTACGGGCTCGGCAACCTGCCCTACGGCGTGTTCGCCACGCCCGGTACCGCCCCGCGCGTCGGGGTGCGGGTCGGCGACTCGGTGGTCGACCTGGCGGTGGCGCTCGGCGACGACGTGTTCGCGCGGCCGTCGCTGAACGCGTTCATGGCGCAGGGCTACGACCGCTGGGTCGAGGTGCGCTCCCGCATCGGTGACCTGGTGCGCGGCGACGTGCCGGACGCGGCGGTCTTCGCAGTGGGCGAGGTGGAGCTGCACCTGCCGTTCGAGGTGGCCGACTACGTCGACTTCTACGCCTCCGAGCACCACGCGTCCAACCTCGGGCGGCTGTTCCGGCCCGGTGCCGAGCCGCTGATGCCGAACTGGAAGCACCTGCCGGTCGGCTACCACGGGCGTGCCGGCACGGTCGTCGTGTCCGGCACCGACATCGTGCGGCCGTGCGGGCAGCGCAAGGCCCCGGACGAGGACGCGCCCACGTTCGGCGAGTCGCGGCGGCTGGACATCGAGGCGGAGCTGGGTTTCGTCGTCGGCACCGGGACGCCGCTGGGCTCGCCGCTGTCCACAGCGGACTTCCCGCGGCACGTGTTCGGCGCGGTGCTGGTGAACGACTGGTCCGCCCGCGACATCCAGGCGTGGGAGTACGTGCCGCTGGGCCCGCACCTGGGCAAGAGCTTCGCCACGTCGATCTCACCGTGGGTGGTGCCGCTGCTCGCGCTGGAGGCCGCCCGCGTGCCGACGCCGCCGCAGGAGCCGCAGGTCCTGCCCTACCTGCGGGAGAGCGAGCCGTGGGGCCTGGACGTCGAGTTCGCGGTTTCGTGGAACGGGCAGGAGGTCAGCCGCCCGCCCTACCGGGAGATGTACTGGTCCCCGGCGCAGATGCTGGCGCACATGACCGTCAACGGGGCGTCCGCGCGCACCGGTGACCTGTACGCGTCCGGCACGATCTCCGGCGCGGCGAAGGACCAGCGCGGCGCGTTCATCGAGCTGACCTGGGGTGGCCAGGAGCCGGTCACGGTCAACGGCGAGCCGCGCACGTTCCTCCTCGACGGCGACGAGGTGACCATCACGGCCACCGCGCCCGGCGCGGCGGGCCGCATCGGTTTCGGCGAGGTGCGGGGGAGGATCCTGCCGGCCACCGAAGCCAAGCGCTGA
- a CDS encoding Vgb family protein, with translation MRIDEIDVPGKGPYGITEGPDRALWVTLVHSAQIARIAEDPTGTVDTTVFDLDPGCGPAVITPGADGALWFSRLHDHRIGRITTAGTATSFQLAADCGPYGVAAGPDGAIWFTQMNTGRIGRITPEGDVDEMPLGLDGAFPSTMVTGGDGALWVTLNQAHALARVTTAGEVTRFPLPPENAAPVGIAADAHAVWFAEIGAGQIGRITTGGEIIEFPLPDREARPHAVATDGDGGCWFTEWGAGRVGHVTADGEFTHFALPTPGSEPHGLTVTSDGSVCAALEIGRIARLRP, from the coding sequence GTGCGAATCGACGAAATCGACGTGCCGGGCAAGGGTCCCTACGGGATCACCGAAGGCCCGGACCGCGCCCTGTGGGTCACGCTCGTCCACAGTGCCCAGATCGCCCGGATCGCCGAGGACCCGACCGGCACCGTCGACACCACGGTGTTCGACCTCGACCCCGGCTGCGGTCCTGCGGTGATCACCCCCGGCGCGGACGGCGCGCTGTGGTTCAGCCGTCTGCACGACCACCGCATCGGCCGGATCACCACCGCGGGCACCGCCACCTCGTTCCAGCTGGCCGCGGACTGCGGCCCGTACGGGGTTGCCGCGGGTCCGGACGGCGCGATCTGGTTCACCCAGATGAACACCGGCCGGATCGGCCGGATCACGCCGGAGGGCGACGTCGACGAGATGCCGCTGGGCCTCGACGGGGCGTTCCCGTCCACCATGGTCACCGGTGGCGACGGCGCGCTCTGGGTGACGCTGAACCAGGCACACGCCCTCGCGCGCGTCACCACCGCGGGCGAGGTGACCCGCTTCCCGCTCCCCCCCGAGAACGCCGCACCGGTCGGCATCGCCGCCGACGCGCACGCGGTGTGGTTCGCCGAGATCGGCGCCGGGCAGATCGGCCGCATCACCACCGGCGGCGAGATCATCGAATTCCCGCTGCCCGACCGCGAAGCCCGCCCGCACGCGGTCGCCACCGACGGCGACGGCGGGTGCTGGTTCACCGAATGGGGCGCCGGCCGGGTCGGGCACGTGACCGCCGACGGTGAGTTCACGCACTTCGCGCTCCCCACCCCGGGCTCCGAACCCCACGGGCTCACCGTCACCTCGGACGGCTCGGTCTGCGCGGCCCTGGAGATCGGCCGGATCGCCCGGCTGCGCCCCTGA
- a CDS encoding MerR family transcriptional regulator, whose translation MTRTGQAARDAVPPEAVLTPAAVAGRLGVAVATLRSWDRRHGLGPSSREPGRHRRYTVGDLRRLERVVQLVRQGVPVASAAATVSAGAVPRIAPAGDVPDRVASRRRRSLRGAAEKLDPDAFRRIVVGFLDRHGTVDTWQKLLVPFLQELGERCAEPGGPVEVEHLATDGIIAALHAIPSGHTSAGSVLLACAPEEQHSLPLEVLRHALAERGRGTIALGARVPPQSLLAAVTARNPPATVVWAHSAELARLVPAAELTGTRLYVAGPGWDGVPLPEGARHLRSLPDALDALTGPT comes from the coding sequence ATGACCCGCACGGGGCAGGCCGCACGAGACGCGGTACCGCCCGAAGCGGTGCTGACCCCCGCCGCGGTCGCCGGCCGCCTCGGCGTCGCCGTCGCGACCCTGCGCAGCTGGGACCGCAGGCACGGACTCGGGCCCAGTTCCCGCGAGCCGGGGCGGCACCGCCGCTACACGGTGGGCGACCTGCGGCGCCTGGAGCGCGTGGTGCAGCTGGTGCGCCAGGGTGTGCCGGTGGCGAGTGCCGCCGCGACGGTCAGCGCGGGCGCGGTGCCGCGGATCGCCCCGGCCGGCGACGTGCCCGACCGGGTGGCGAGCCGGCGCCGGCGGTCGCTGCGCGGAGCCGCCGAAAAACTCGACCCCGACGCCTTCCGTCGCATCGTGGTGGGTTTTCTCGACCGGCACGGCACCGTGGACACGTGGCAGAAACTGCTCGTGCCGTTCCTGCAGGAGCTGGGCGAGCGGTGTGCCGAGCCGGGCGGGCCGGTGGAGGTCGAGCACCTCGCGACCGACGGCATCATCGCCGCGCTGCACGCCATCCCGTCCGGGCACACCTCGGCGGGTTCGGTGCTGCTGGCGTGCGCGCCGGAGGAACAGCATTCGCTGCCGCTGGAGGTGCTGCGGCACGCGCTCGCCGAACGGGGGCGCGGCACGATCGCGCTCGGCGCCCGGGTTCCGCCGCAGTCCCTGCTCGCCGCCGTCACGGCACGCAACCCGCCGGCCACCGTGGTGTGGGCGCATTCGGCGGAGCTGGCGCGCCTGGTCCCGGCGGCCGAGCTGACCGGCACCCGCCTGTACGTGGCCGGCCCCGGCTGGGACGGCGTCCCGCTCCCCGAGGGCGCCCGGCACCTGCGCTCCCTGCCCGACGCGCTGGACGCCCTGACCGGACCGACCTGA
- a CDS encoding homogentisate 1,2-dioxygenase yields MAYYRQVGAVPPKRHTQHRTPEGGLYYEELMGEEGFSSDSSLLYHRNIPSALVDSSVWQLPDLTTEANHPLKPRHLKLHELFPGEEWKSRDVVTGRRLVLGNGDVRISYVAAGEASPLYRNSIGDECVYIESGQGVVETVFGVLSFRQGDYVILPRATTHRWVPDGMVRAYAIEANSHITPPKRYLSKYGQLLEHAPYCERDLHGPAEPLLADGTDVEVLVKHRGSSGIVGTRFVYPQHPFDVVGWDGCLYPYTFNVADFEPITGRVHQPPPVHQVFEGANFVICNFVPRKVDYHPLSIPVPYYHSNVDSDEVMFYCGGDYEARKGSGIGQGSISLHPGGHSHGPQPGAYERSIGVEFFDELAVMVDTFRPLELGEGGRAAEDPGYAWTWAGRGPQ; encoded by the coding sequence ATGGCGTACTACCGGCAGGTCGGTGCGGTTCCCCCCAAGCGGCACACCCAGCACCGCACGCCCGAGGGCGGCCTGTACTACGAGGAGCTGATGGGGGAGGAGGGCTTCTCCAGCGACTCCTCGCTGCTCTACCACCGCAACATCCCGTCGGCGCTCGTCGATTCGTCGGTCTGGCAGCTGCCGGACCTGACGACCGAGGCCAACCACCCGCTCAAGCCGCGGCACCTCAAGCTGCACGAGCTGTTCCCCGGCGAGGAGTGGAAATCCCGCGACGTCGTCACCGGGCGGCGGCTCGTCCTGGGCAACGGTGACGTGCGCATCTCCTACGTCGCGGCGGGCGAGGCGTCGCCGCTGTACCGCAACTCGATCGGTGACGAGTGCGTCTACATCGAATCCGGCCAAGGCGTGGTCGAGACGGTGTTCGGCGTGCTGTCGTTCCGCCAGGGCGACTACGTGATCCTGCCCCGCGCGACGACCCACCGGTGGGTGCCCGACGGCATGGTCCGCGCCTACGCCATCGAGGCGAACTCGCACATCACGCCGCCGAAGCGGTACCTGTCCAAGTACGGCCAGCTGCTGGAGCACGCGCCCTACTGCGAGCGCGACCTGCACGGCCCGGCCGAGCCGCTGCTGGCCGACGGCACCGACGTCGAGGTGCTGGTCAAGCACCGCGGTAGCAGCGGGATTGTCGGTACCCGGTTCGTCTACCCGCAGCACCCGTTCGACGTGGTGGGCTGGGACGGCTGCCTGTACCCGTACACCTTCAACGTCGCCGACTTCGAACCGATCACCGGCCGCGTGCACCAGCCACCGCCGGTGCACCAGGTGTTCGAGGGCGCCAATTTCGTCATCTGCAACTTCGTGCCGCGCAAGGTGGACTACCACCCGCTGTCCATCCCCGTGCCGTACTACCATTCCAATGTGGACTCCGACGAGGTGATGTTCTACTGCGGCGGCGACTACGAGGCGCGCAAGGGCTCGGGCATCGGGCAGGGCTCGATCTCGCTGCACCCGGGCGGCCACTCGCACGGTCCGCAGCCCGGCGCCTACGAGCGCAGCATCGGCGTGGAGTTCTTCGACGAGCTCGCCGTCATGGTCGACACGTTCCGCCCGCTGGAGCTGGGTGAGGGCGGCCGCGCGGCTGAGGACCCGGGCTACGCCTGGACCTGGGCCGGCCGGGGGCCGCAGTGA
- a CDS encoding MFS transporter: MPRAIYVLSLGVFAMVTSEFVVAGLMPQLADGLGVTVPQIGYLITAFAVAMAAGGPVLTVALLRLNPKSALLLLFVIFLAGNVLAATATGYATMMAARIVTGVASQAFFGIGVSLSAQLTRPEVRGRAIAAVMNGLMLGTLLGLPLATVVGEHFGWRAAFWAIGALTVVAALTTVAGVPAVAPSAEGGSFRAELGAFRAPRLWLALSSSTLIIGATFSAFSYFTPILTQVTGFDGGTVPLLLVAYGAATVAGNFVVGRLADRHTMPVLAAGLALNLVFLVTFALLADLPGPAVVAMLGIGLAGVTLNPAMVTRVQRAGNARPLVNTVHSSFITLGVILGSALGGLAISMSGLRAPLWLGAGLAALGLLTVLPELVRGRVARPAPAPVPQPCS; encoded by the coding sequence ATGCCGCGCGCAATCTACGTGCTGAGCCTCGGCGTGTTCGCGATGGTCACCAGCGAATTCGTCGTCGCCGGCCTGATGCCCCAGCTCGCGGACGGGCTGGGGGTGACGGTTCCGCAGATCGGCTACCTCATCACCGCGTTCGCCGTCGCGATGGCCGCCGGTGGCCCGGTCCTCACCGTCGCGCTGCTGCGGCTGAACCCGAAGTCCGCGCTGCTGCTGCTGTTCGTGATCTTCCTGGCCGGCAACGTGCTCGCCGCGACGGCGACCGGCTACGCCACGATGATGGCCGCCCGCATCGTCACCGGTGTCGCGTCGCAGGCGTTCTTCGGGATCGGGGTGTCCCTGAGCGCGCAGCTGACCCGGCCCGAGGTCCGTGGCCGCGCGATCGCGGCGGTGATGAACGGCCTGATGCTCGGCACACTGCTCGGCCTGCCGCTCGCCACGGTCGTCGGCGAGCACTTCGGCTGGCGGGCCGCGTTCTGGGCGATCGGCGCACTGACCGTCGTCGCCGCGCTGACCACCGTGGCCGGTGTGCCCGCGGTGGCCCCGTCCGCCGAGGGTGGCTCGTTCCGCGCCGAACTCGGCGCGTTCCGCGCGCCGCGGCTGTGGCTGGCGCTGTCGAGCAGCACGCTCATCATCGGCGCCACGTTCTCCGCGTTCAGCTACTTCACCCCGATCCTCACCCAGGTGACCGGGTTCGACGGCGGCACCGTGCCGCTGCTGCTCGTCGCCTACGGCGCGGCCACCGTGGCAGGCAACTTCGTGGTGGGACGCCTGGCCGACCGGCACACGATGCCCGTGCTGGCCGCCGGGCTGGCCCTGAACCTCGTCTTCCTCGTCACGTTCGCGCTGCTCGCGGACCTGCCCGGGCCGGCGGTGGTGGCGATGCTCGGCATCGGGCTGGCCGGGGTCACGCTGAACCCGGCGATGGTGACCCGGGTGCAGCGCGCCGGGAACGCCCGCCCGCTGGTCAACACCGTGCACTCGTCGTTCATCACGCTCGGCGTGATCCTCGGGTCCGCGCTCGGCGGGCTGGCCATCTCGATGTCCGGCCTGCGCGCGCCGCTGTGGCTGGGTGCCGGGCTGGCGGCGCTCGGCCTGCTCACCGTGCTGCCCGAGCTGGTGCGCGGCCGGGTTGCACGACCGGCACCGGCGCCGGTCCCGCAGCCCTGCTCCTGA
- a CDS encoding TetR/AcrR family transcriptional regulator gives MSESAGTTGLRRPGGRTARTRARVLEAVTSLLVETGFDGLGIDAVAERSGVHRATVYRRWRDVGGLLADVFDAAADDDWAPADTGSLLGDLIALNREVFASLRDATSVTRALIAASFRSAPAAAALRAFWRDRYRRCAVVVSRAQARGELPDGVDAHRVLVMATAPLYHRLILMGEPPDPVMAEDAARDAVSAVTAG, from the coding sequence ATGAGCGAGTCGGCAGGCACAACCGGGTTGCGCCGTCCCGGCGGCCGCACCGCCCGGACCCGCGCGCGGGTACTCGAGGCAGTCACGTCATTGCTCGTGGAGACCGGGTTCGACGGGCTGGGCATCGACGCGGTCGCGGAACGCTCCGGTGTGCACCGGGCCACGGTGTACCGGCGGTGGCGGGACGTGGGCGGCCTGCTGGCGGACGTGTTCGACGCCGCGGCGGACGACGACTGGGCACCGGCGGACACGGGTTCGCTGCTGGGCGACCTGATCGCGCTGAACCGGGAGGTGTTCGCATCGCTGCGCGACGCCACGTCGGTGACGCGGGCGTTGATCGCGGCGTCGTTCCGGTCCGCCCCGGCGGCGGCCGCGTTGCGCGCGTTCTGGCGTGACCGGTACCGGCGGTGCGCGGTGGTGGTGTCGCGGGCTCAGGCGCGCGGGGAACTCCCGGACGGAGTGGACGCGCACCGGGTCCTGGTGATGGCCACGGCGCCGCTGTACCACCGGCTGATCCTGATGGGCGAGCCACCGGATCCGGTGATGGCCGAGGACGCCGCCCGCGACGCGGTTTCGGCGGTGACAGCCGGATGA
- the folE gene encoding GTP cyclohydrolase I FolE: MQPEPALRVVHDQSDSADLAAAELHAAQFLEALGISLDSESLRGTPGRMARAYAELFSPRPFDLTTFPNDEGYDELVLARGIPVRSVCEHHLLPFVGVAHVGYLPGERILGLSKLARVVEHFARRPQVQERLTKQVADWLSERVHPKGVGVVIEAEHTCMTLRGVQAVGSSTVTSTLLGTLREDARSRQEFFALTGVNP; this comes from the coding sequence GTGCAGCCCGAACCCGCCCTGCGCGTCGTCCACGACCAGAGCGACAGCGCCGACCTGGCCGCCGCCGAGCTCCACGCCGCCCAGTTCCTCGAAGCGCTGGGGATCTCCCTGGACTCGGAGAGCCTGCGCGGAACACCCGGCCGGATGGCGCGCGCCTACGCCGAGCTGTTCTCGCCGCGGCCGTTCGACCTGACCACGTTCCCCAACGACGAGGGCTATGACGAGCTCGTGCTGGCGCGGGGCATCCCGGTGCGGTCGGTGTGCGAGCACCACCTGCTGCCGTTCGTCGGGGTCGCGCACGTCGGCTACCTGCCCGGCGAGCGCATCCTCGGACTGTCCAAACTGGCCCGTGTCGTCGAGCACTTCGCGCGGCGGCCGCAGGTGCAGGAGCGGCTGACCAAGCAGGTCGCGGACTGGCTTTCCGAGCGCGTGCACCCCAAGGGTGTCGGTGTGGTCATCGAGGCGGAGCACACGTGCATGACGTTGCGGGGCGTGCAGGCGGTCGGGTCGAGCACCGTGACCTCCACCCTCCTCGGCACGTTGCGCGAGGACGCCCGGTCGCGCCAGGAGTTCTTCGCCCTCACCGGCGTCAACCCCTGA